The nucleotide sequence CTGCCTCACCTGAAGAAGTGGCGATGATGTTAGAAGGCGCCCGGCGGGTCGTCATCGCTCCGGGATACGGTATGGCGGTCGCCCACGCCCAGTATGCAATTCGAGACCTGGTAAACACGCTCGAATCGAAAGGAGTTGACGTCGAGTTTGCGATTCATCCGGTTGCCGGACGCATGCCGGGGCACATGAACGTGTTGCTGGCCGAGGCACACATTCCCTACGAAAAATTAAAGGATCTGGACACGATCAATCCCTCTTTCGAACAGACGGATGTGGTCCTGGTCGTGGGGGCCAACGACGTGGTAAATCCCCTGGCGCGAGAGGCCGACCCTTCGATTCCAATCGCCGGCATGCCGATTCTAAACGTGGACATGGCCCGTTCTGTGGTCGTCATCAAGCGCAGTCTCAGCCCGGGCTTTGCCGGGATTGCCAATCCCCTGTTTGCAGCCGATAATTCTTTGATGCTTTTCGGCGACGCCAAGCAGATGATTACTGAGCTTACGGCTGCTCTGAAGGAGATATGAAATCGCCACGCTTTGATGTTTCGAAGAGCGATGAGCGAAAAGCGTAGAGCGCAACAAAACAAAACTATATTCATGATAACGTGTTTTCGCTCCTCGCTCTTCCGGATCGTTGAGGTTTTGATAAATTTTCTATTTAATGTAAATTTTGACTGAGGAGTCAAGCTATGAAATATGTCAATCAGCTTTTGCAAGGAAAGGGGCAAGACGTCTGGTCAGTTGAGCCCGATACACCGGTTTTCCAGGCTCTCGAACTGATGGCGGAGAAGAATTGCGGGGCTGTGCTGGTGCTGAAAGACGACAAGTTAGTAGGTATTTTATCCGAACGGGATTACGCCAGGAAGGTTATCCTCAAAGGAAAATCATCTAAAAACATCCCGGTGAAATCAATCATGAGTTCCCGTGTAGTCTGCATCCGCACGGATCAGACTATCGATGATTGCATGGCGCTGATGACCGACAAACGAATCCGCCACCTGCCGGTCCTGGATGATGAGAAGCTGGTTGGAGTTATTTCGATTGGCGATGTGGTTAAGGCCGTCATCTCCGAACAGGAATTTGTTATTCATCAGCTTGAGAATTATATTACCGGGTCGCAGTGAAATCTGCCTATCTTAAGCAGCAGCTGAGTAAAACACCCCACTCTGGTTGGAAAAGGTAACACTGCAAAAATGCACACCAACTGTGTAAATGGTTCTACCTTTTAAGAAAATTTTGTAAGAATGCTTTACCTCGGCAATTGCTTTCAAAGAGGGTCCGCTGATTTTTATAACCGACTTCGATTTTAGTTTTTCCCAACAGCGGAAACGCATCCCTTCCGGAGAAATATCAATCATTTCAGCTTCCATGCCTTTTTGCGGCCAGGTGGTGAAGTAGTTTATCTTGCCGGATTTTTTTCGGCGTGCAATGGTGCGGCGGCAGCTTTGTTTTAACTCTTCTTCGCCAAAAGATTTAAGCGGGGAGCGACAGGTAGCACAGCGCTCGTTTGGATTGGCCTGACGGGCAAGCGGCCGTTTACAAAACGGACAAAAGAAAGTGATAAAAGGCATCCTCTGATCTGTTGACTCCTGGAAAGGCTTCTTGGTATATTTTTCATAAAGTTTTTTATCATAGGCAGACCGCCTGTTTCTGTCACTCAGGGTAGCATAAGCTTCGTTTAAAACTTTTGCATTCCAGTGATCTCCGCCGAGATCAGGGTGCACTTTTAATTCTTTCAGCAACGCGCGGTAACTGGCGCGGATCACTTCGAAAGGGGCATCCGGCTGAACCTGCAGCAGACGGTAATAGTTGCGACGATTTATCATAGAGATTTAAGTTAATGACTCTTTGATTATCGTCAGATTGTCTATCAAAGATGATACTTGGGAGTTAGTTTTTGGGAGAGGAGTTAAATATTCGCTAATCTCTTAATAACAACCAACGTACTGTCATCATCCCACTTACTGCGATTTCCAAATTCATAAACTTTGTCAAAGATTAGCTTCAGGATTTCTTCTGCATCTTTGGACTGATTCTCGATTACCACCTCCTTCAGCCGGTCAATTTCAAAAAGGTCTCCTTTGCTATTTTCCCGCTCAAATAAGCCGTCGCTGTAAAGTAGCAGGACTGAGTTTGGTTCAATGCGAGTGTAAGACCGGTGCAGGGAGATTTCAGGCAGGGCGCCCAGAATGAGACCGGTTGCTGGCAAATCAGTCACTTGTTTCCCCTGAACCAAGAACGGCGCCGGGTGGCCGGCATTGACGAAAATCATGTGGCCGTCTTTTTCGATCTCACAGTAGAATAGCGAAACAAAGCGTGAAGAGTAGGTACTGCGGTAAATGACTTGATTCAGTTTTTGCAGAGTATAAACCATCTTCATGTGTTTTTCCAGGCCCATTCTTAAACCGACAACAATGTCCCGTACCAGCAGCGCCGCCGGGATGCCGTGACCGCTGGCGTCCCCAAGACAAACACCGAGAAGCTCATCATCAAATTCAAAATAGTCGTACAAATCCCCGCCGACAATTTCGGTTGGCTGGGATCGCCCGGCAATCTGGTATCCGGGAAATTCGGGCAGGTGATTGGGCAGCAGGCTTTTCTGAATGAGCGCCGCTTGTTCTAATTCAGTTTCAATGGCATCGGAGTAAAGTCGCTGATTCAGGGCCGAACGGATGGCATTGAGGGAAAAAGTCACTTCTTCGCGAACCCAACCCTCTGTTAATTCAAAAACGGCAATCCAGCGCTGCTCCGTGCTTCTTATAAGGATAGCGGCCGGGATAGCATATGTGTCCTGTTTACTCATCTCCGGGGCAATACTCATCAGTCTTTCATCATAAATGAAACTTCCGTGTTTGAGCACTTTTTGCACAGCTTCGTCTTGCGATGATATTTTTTTTGCAACAGGGTTACGTTGTGTGCCAATTGCTTCTGTTAATTCAAAATTGTCGCCTTTATCTTCATACAATCGCAAACTGCCAATATGTAAGGTCTCTTGAAAATTTTTATGAATTTCATTCAATATTGAACGCAGGAAGTTTTTACCTCTCGCATCCTGCTCAATTTTCTTAAGCAGGTCATCGAAATTGCGGTAGAATAGTTTTGGTTCGATCATTCTTTATCTAATTTTGTTTAATTGAAATTAAGGCGCTAATATATAGATTCAATGGGAAATTTACAATAAAAATATGAATGGCTTGAAGAATTGGCAGGAGCAGTGAATTAGTAACTGACAAGTAATTTTCTGCCATACTCGATAAAAGCATTCGAGCACAAGCTTTTTGGCAAGAAATGAAAATTCAAATCCCAAAAAGCAAAGATTTCACGCAAAGGCGCAAAGGGATCGCAAAGAAAAACCTTTGCGTATTCTTTGCGTCTCTGCGACTTTGCGTGCGCTTTTATTTTTTTTGGTTCCGGTTTATCCGGATTAGGTTGCAGGGGTCAATGAACTTTCACCGGCTGCTGAGTGGCATTGATCATTTCTTAAGATGGAGTGTTACGATCAAAGGGCGATGATCTGAAGCCAAATGATTCCTGTGGTCGAAGCTACGGGCAGCAATTGATTTGCTAATTTCCTTAATCGAAAATGAGAGCAGGATATGGTCGATCTGTTGGCGGACCCCCTGAAATTCATAAGTCCAGCGGCTGTCGAGTTGAGCTCTATCCCAAAAATTCACCAGGCCTGTTTGGATGAGATCTTCGTGAATGTCCTCTAATCCTCTAATTCTATGGATGGCGGGTTGGCCTTTTTTATCATTCAAATCACCGGCAACAATCACCATCTCATTGTTTTTCAAATGAGGCAAATAATGCCGTCTGACAATCGAGGCCTGGGCGATCCGCTGTTGATCTTGTTCGTGGCCGCCCCGCTCTGAAGACAGATGTATCACATACAGCAAAAATTCCTTTCCATGTGCTGAAATCTTGACGCGCATGCCTTTACTAAGGCCGGTATCTTTTTCCGTTTCAGGATCGTCGGGCTCTTGCAGATAAATTTCTCTTCCCGGTATGCGGAGAACCGGATCGCTTAGCGGAAATTTCGATAACACCGCGACATGCTGACGTGTGGTAAAATCTCTTGTTCGACCGACGATCACATGAGGATAGTTAATTCCTAACTTATTGATTTCATCACGAAGCTCCAAAACATCTGTCGAGTCTCCAACTTCGGTAAGTGCGAGAACGTCCGCGTTAATTTCCCGAAGGACACCGGCAACCGCGCGTGCTGCTTCATTAAACCTGGCATCCCGGAAGCCTGGCGCATTCCATTGCTGCCGGTCAGCCGAAGAAGCCTGACCCATATTGAACGGAAGTCCGAATTTGAGATGAACTTTAGGCCGGGTTAAGAACTCACAATTGAAAGTACCGATGACTAAGCTATCATTCTGGCTGTAAACTGCCCCGGGTAAGCTGCAAAGTACAAAAAATAGTATAAAATACTTTGGTAATTTTTTCATCACTGAACCATCGATTATGATTTGTAATACTCTAAACTTTTGCACTTTTTTTGTAGGAAAGATGGCATTTTTTTCCCAGCGAGTTTTTTGAAACGTGAAATGTCAAACGTGAGACCTATCCTTGCTAGCCTGAAATTTCAAAATAGAAGAGGCGCGTTTCACGTCTTACATCTCACGTTTGCCAGGTTAACCTTCTTTTCGCACCATTTCCTCAAGCGCAATCCGAGGGCAAATATTTTCTTTGATATAATCTGTCAAGTTAGTCGCAGCGCTGCGGATTCTTTTTTCAATTTTTTCGTCTGTGCAGTTGCCATCGTCATCAAACACATTGTGTACTGCGGCGATAGAAACCGGACCGGGCAGCACAATTGCACCAATGTGGCTGCACACGCTGCGCAGGTGCTCAAGTGCTTTAATTGCGCCGATTGCCCCTGCTGCGACGCCAAGCAAAGCCACAGGTTTCCCCGAAAGTACAGACGGGAATCCCAGGTTTTCGATCACCAGTTTGATGACACTGCTGTAGCTGCCGTGGTATTCCGGTGTGGAAAGGACAACGCCGGTGGCATTACTGACTAATTCCTTGAGCGTTTGCAAATCCGAAGATGGGGAGCCGTTTGCACCTGGCAGCGGTAAGTTCATGGTGCTTGGATCGATTACTTGGACGTCGATGCCTTTCTTTTTGAACTCGTCTTCCACTAAACGCAGCGCCTTCAATGTGAAATTGCCGGGGCGGACACTTCCACAGATAGCGACTATTTTGATATCGTCAATACATTCTTCCGACATGGCTGACTCCGGATTATGGTGTTTACTTTGGAAAATTAATTTTTACAACAGTTTTTCCAAAAATTAAAGCAGCGCTCTGCAGAAACAACAGGAATGTAGAGCTTCAGCATTGTTCCGCGCTACCCTTCCCAAGCAGGAGCTTAGGAAGAGGTGAGGCGAAAAGTACACAAACCATTCGCCTTAGTGTATCAGAAAATAACTGTATCCAATGCTTTTAGCATTGCCCGCCTTCTGCCCTTGCCAAGCGAGCGGCAGCTTGGAAGGAGGTAATTTTACGCCGTGCCACTCAGCCGATCCCGGGTTATTTTTGCCACCAAACCCGCGAGAAATAACAGACCGACTAAGTTGGGAATAGCCATGAGCGCATTGCCGATGTTGCCGAGACTCCAGACAATATTCAGGTATTTAATGCTTTCACCGGCCAGCGGCGTCAAGATTGCGCCAAAGAAAAGAAAGACAATAAAAATATATCGATACGGCATAATGATTTTGTTACCGCCTAAGTATTCAACGCATTTTTCGCCGTAATACGACCATCCTAACAAGGTCGTATACCCGAAAACGAAAGATGAAAACGCGATAATCGCTCCGCCAATTCCGTACGGGAAAACTGAGTCGAAGGCAGTTTGGGTAACCAGAATGCTGGTGATATTATCCGGTGCGTCAAAACCTTGCCAGGCCTGGGTTTTAACGTAAGCCCCGGTGAGCACGATGGTCAGGGTGGTCATGGTATTTACAAAAATCGTATCGATAAACACGCCGGTCATGGCGATGAGACCGTTCTTGGTCGGGTCTTCAGAAGTTGAGGCGCCCTGGGCAATTGCCGCGGAACCTAACCCTGCCTCGTTGGAGAGCAGGCCGCGGCTGACTCCGCTCTGAATGGCAATGCCGACCGTCGCGCCAACCAAAGGCTGGATGCCAAAAGCCGATTGGAAGATAAGCACAAACGCCGCCGGAATATCTGAAAAGTTTACCGCAATAATAATCAAAGAAAAGAGCACGTAAAAGGCGATCATCGCCGGCACCACTTTCTCTGAAACCCGGCCGATTTTTTTGATACCGCCGATAATAACGAAGCCGACCAGGGCGGCAATCGAACCACCAATGACCAGGTAATACAGAGTCGGCGCTATATCTGCGGCCGTGCCGCCGTGAAGGGCCTGGTTTAACGTGTTGGCCAGTGCCGCAGTCATCGAGTTGGACTGGGCCATATTACCGGTGCCGATCAGACAGGCGATGGCGCCGCAAACGGCAAATGTTCCTCCCAGGAACTTTCCGAGCGACTTGTTTTTTAAGCCGTTTTTCACATAATACATGGGGCCGCCGGCCATGGTGCCATTGGGGGCAACCTCGCGAAATTTTACCCCCAAAAAACCCTCAGCGTATTTGGTGGCCATGCCAAAGATTGCGGCAATCCACATATAAACCGGCGCGCCCGGCCCGCCGATGGCAATTGCCACGGCAACGCCGGCAATGTTGCCATTTCCGACTGTGGCGGCTAACGCAGTCATGAGCGCTGCAAAAGGTGAAATGTCGCCGGTGCCTTTTACAGAGCGGGACTCTTTCGAAAACAGCAGCTTCATCGAGTGGATAAAGTGGGTGAATTGCAGTCCGCGTGTTTTAAAGGTTAAAAATACTCCC is from candidate division KSB1 bacterium and encodes:
- a CDS encoding NAD(P)H-dependent oxidoreductase, with amino-acid sequence MSEECIDDIKIVAICGSVRPGNFTLKALRLVEDEFKKKGIDVQVIDPSTMNLPLPGANGSPSSDLQTLKELVSNATGVVLSTPEYHGSYSSVIKLVIENLGFPSVLSGKPVALLGVAAGAIGAIKALEHLRSVCSHIGAIVLPGPVSIAAVHNVFDDDGNCTDEKIEKRIRSAATNLTDYIKENICPRIALEEMVRKEG
- a CDS encoding PP2C family protein-serine/threonine phosphatase gives rise to the protein MIEPKLFYRNFDDLLKKIEQDARGKNFLRSILNEIHKNFQETLHIGSLRLYEDKGDNFELTEAIGTQRNPVAKKISSQDEAVQKVLKHGSFIYDERLMSIAPEMSKQDTYAIPAAILIRSTEQRWIAVFELTEGWVREEVTFSLNAIRSALNQRLYSDAIETELEQAALIQKSLLPNHLPEFPGYQIAGRSQPTEIVGGDLYDYFEFDDELLGVCLGDASGHGIPAALLVRDIVVGLRMGLEKHMKMVYTLQKLNQVIYRSTYSSRFVSLFYCEIEKDGHMIFVNAGHPAPFLVQGKQVTDLPATGLILGALPEISLHRSYTRIEPNSVLLLYSDGLFERENSKGDLFEIDRLKEVVIENQSKDAEEILKLIFDKVYEFGNRSKWDDDSTLVVIKRLANI
- a CDS encoding endonuclease/exonuclease/phosphatase family protein; protein product: MKKLPKYFILFFVLCSLPGAVYSQNDSLVIGTFNCEFLTRPKVHLKFGLPFNMGQASSADRQQWNAPGFRDARFNEAARAVAGVLREINADVLALTEVGDSTDVLELRDEINKLGINYPHVIVGRTRDFTTRQHVAVLSKFPLSDPVLRIPGREIYLQEPDDPETEKDTGLSKGMRVKISAHGKEFLLYVIHLSSERGGHEQDQQRIAQASIVRRHYLPHLKNNEMVIVAGDLNDKKGQPAIHRIRGLEDIHEDLIQTGLVNFWDRAQLDSRWTYEFQGVRQQIDHILLSFSIKEISKSIAARSFDHRNHLASDHRPLIVTLHLKK
- a CDS encoding sodium:alanine symporter family protein — protein: MGEGFFDKFLYWATTIDTTLFGKEMIILLLGTGVFLTFKTRGLQFTHFIHSMKLLFSKESRSVKGTGDISPFAALMTALAATVGNGNIAGVAVAIAIGGPGAPVYMWIAAIFGMATKYAEGFLGVKFREVAPNGTMAGGPMYYVKNGLKNKSLGKFLGGTFAVCGAIACLIGTGNMAQSNSMTAALANTLNQALHGGTAADIAPTLYYLVIGGSIAALVGFVIIGGIKKIGRVSEKVVPAMIAFYVLFSLIIIAVNFSDIPAAFVLIFQSAFGIQPLVGATVGIAIQSGVSRGLLSNEAGLGSAAIAQGASTSEDPTKNGLIAMTGVFIDTIFVNTMTTLTIVLTGAYVKTQAWQGFDAPDNITSILVTQTAFDSVFPYGIGGAIIAFSSFVFGYTTLLGWSYYGEKCVEYLGGNKIIMPYRYIFIVFLFFGAILTPLAGESIKYLNIVWSLGNIGNALMAIPNLVGLLFLAGLVAKITRDRLSGTA
- a CDS encoding CBS domain-containing protein — translated: MKYVNQLLQGKGQDVWSVEPDTPVFQALELMAEKNCGAVLVLKDDKLVGILSERDYARKVILKGKSSKNIPVKSIMSSRVVCIRTDQTIDDCMALMTDKRIRHLPVLDDEKLVGVISIGDVVKAVISEQEFVIHQLENYITGSQ
- a CDS encoding J domain-containing protein — protein: MINRRNYYRLLQVQPDAPFEVIRASYRALLKELKVHPDLGGDHWNAKVLNEAYATLSDRNRRSAYDKKLYEKYTKKPFQESTDQRMPFITFFCPFCKRPLARQANPNERCATCRSPLKSFGEEELKQSCRRTIARRKKSGKINYFTTWPQKGMEAEMIDISPEGMRFRCWEKLKSKSVIKISGPSLKAIAEVKHSYKIFLKGRTIYTVGVHFCSVTFSNQSGVFYSAAA